In a single window of the Biomphalaria glabrata chromosome 5, xgBioGlab47.1, whole genome shotgun sequence genome:
- the LOC106062900 gene encoding sterile alpha motif domain-containing protein 15-like, which produces MASAQATIVEDLKDKRVPSALYWTTEHVADWVEELGFPQYKACILTNLINGRKLCFLHASAFPRIGITDFEHIKIISKNIRDLIYLEEPFWNRSIAVPPKNNLGMYLELKSHTGKTIDTTTFKQMYQNNPDPKWQPPLSNQCLILPRD; this is translated from the exons ATGGCATCCGCACAAGCCACAATAGTTGAAGATTTGAAAGACAAACGTGTACCCTCTGCTCTTTATTGGACCACGGAGCATGTAGCAGATTGGGTTGAAGAGCTTGGTTTCCCACAGTATAAA GCCTGCATCTTGACAAATTTAATCAATGGTCGCAAACTGTGTTTTCTTCATGCCTCTGCCTTCCCACGAATAGGTATCACAGATTTTGAGCATATCAAG ATTATTTCTAAAAACATAAGAGACCTGATCTATTTAGAGGAACCTTTTTGGAACAGAAGCATTGCTGTTCCTCCAAAGAATAATTTAG GCATGTACCTGGAGCTGAAGTCACATACTGGCAAAACTATTGACACAACCACTTTCAAACAGATGTATCAAAATAATCCAGATCCGAAATGGCAGCCTCCATTATCCAACCAGTGTCTTATTTTACCAAGAGATTAG
- the LOC106062894 gene encoding protein aveugle-like encodes MDSSDHVEMRKDRIATERLTEPQLAGATLEARPTKDGLTVKRGMKGKTKPLYFWTIADVNKWLKKHARDYFEMYKEIFNEHEVTGRTLIRMNDIKLEKIGITDPTHRHDLMQFILRLRLKHEMSDLRGLNQRGSGFELKLPETRQSSMDKSQLEKLLSSK; translated from the exons ATGGACTCATCAGATCATGTAGAAATGAGAAAAGATAGGATAGCTACGGAACGTCTGACTGAACCACAA CTTGCCGGAGCAACTTTAGAAGCTCGGCCGACTAAAGATGGCCTGACTGTGAAACGAGGGATGAAGGGAAAAACCAAGCCACTCTACTTCTGGACCATTGCAGATGTGAATAAATGGTTGAAGAAACATGCACGGGATTACTTTGAAATGTACAAAGAAATATTCAATGAACATGAAGTCACAG gTAGAACTTTAATTCGAATGAATGacataaaacttgaaaaaataGGAATTACAGATCCAACTCACAG ACATGATCTAATGCAGTTTATATTACGTCTTCGTCTGAAACATGAAATGTCAGATTTACGAGGTCTAAACCAGCGAG GTTCGGGTTTTGAGCTGAAGTTGCCTGAGACAAGACAATCATCCATGGATAAGTCACAGCTAGAAAAGCTTCTTAGTTCAAAGTGA
- the LOC106062897 gene encoding arsenite methyltransferase-like produces MTDKLLIKESLDSTNMACESGASCCDTKESVQNYYGKFLTKTSDLKTGACTAQIGKFPKYVREVIALVHEEVTSKYYGCGPVFPPALQGASVLDLGSGSGQDCYILSKLVGADGQVVGLDMTDEQLSVANKYIDYHTKLFGYASPNISFVKGYMENMVEAGIKENTFDIVVSNCVINLSKDKLAVLKEAYRVLKEGGELYFSDVYADQNLPDSVREHKELWCECVAGAIFWKDLYKLAKEIGFSTPRLVTAGLFSVEDKHYKDVLGDAKFVSVTYRLFKLPQVQSHASTVVYGGEIQGHEDELPFDYAITFKKNEECHVKPELATILKTSRYRKYFTFSEGEHGPCKCAKLEKDPFEYCAQQGNIKSCC; encoded by the exons ATGACAGATAAACTGTTAAT AAAAGAATCTCTAGACTCTACTAACATGGCTTGTGAAAGTGGTGCCAGCTGTTGTGATACAAAAGAATCAGTTCAAAATTATTATGGTAAATTTCTAACAAAGACAAGTGATTTGAAAACTGGAGCATGTACTGCTCAGATAGGAAAGTTTCCGAAATATGTCAGAGAGGTGATTGCTTTAGTTCATGAAGAAGTGACATCCAA ATATTATGGCTGTGGTCCAGTCTTTCCTCCTGCTCTCCAAGGAGCTTCTGTCCTTGACTTGGGTTCTGGAAGTGGACAAGACTGTTATATTCTTAGTAAGCTGGTGGGAGCTGATGGTCAGGTAGTGGGACTTGACATGACAGATGAGCAG cttTCTGTAGCCAACAAGTACATTGACTACCATACCAAGCTGTTTGGTTATGCAAGTCCAaacataagctttgtcaaaGGCTACATGGAGAATATGGTTGAAGCTGGCATAAAGGAAAATACTTTTGACATTGTAGT GTCCAACTGTGTCATTAATCTATCTAAAGACAAACTTGCAGTTTTGAAAGAAGCATATCGTGTTCTTAAG gAAGGTGGAGAGCTATACTTCAGTGATGTTTATGCTGATCAAAATTTGCCAGATAGTGTGAGGGAACATAAGGAACTTTGGT GTGAATGTGTTGCTGGAGCAATATTCTGGAAAGACTTGTACAAATTAGCCAAGGAAATTGGCTTTAGCACACCAAGGCTCGTTACTGCTGGCTTGTTCTCTGTGGAGGATAAACACTATAAAGATGTCTTAG GTGACGCCAAGTTTGTGTCTGTGACCTACAGATTGTTTAAACTCCCACAAGTTCAAAGCCATGCTTCCACCGTTGTCTATGGGGGAGAGATTCAAGGTCATGAAGATGAACTACCATTTGATTATGCCATTACTTTTAAG AAAAATGAAGAATGCCATGTTAAGCCAGAGCTTGCCACCATTCTGAAAACCTCTCGCTACAGGAAGTATTTTACCTTCTCAGAAGGAGAGCATGGACCTTGCAAGTGTGCTAAACTG GAGAAAGATCCATTTGAATATTGTGCACAGCAAGGAAACATCAAGTCATGTTGCTGA
- the LOC106062896 gene encoding translation initiation factor eIF-2B subunit gamma-like, whose translation MSNPGDCTAVIMAAGVGSRMTDLTYQCPKPLLPVGRFPLIWYPIKSLEKAGFSDIIIVTRQSWHDQIQNALSVDGCIDRVRLEYIEIQDSDECGTADSLRIIADRIKTNVLVVTCDLISDCDLADLMAVHRKNNSSFTVMLSQLPTTIIGDTPVPGFKSKQKNSDAEKISIGFESSNLEHVVFWKARIDIEDEEESISFSKKFLDRYPCTRIQSTWTDCHVYMINKYIVQYLQEKKNKYFNSLQSELLPFVVKKQMSTFVMDKPLDDMEMSSPESPGKQEKKKDLVDYAANTDNDLNLIKYLSLTSSSFGSNEDAPQKNLIGCYAYRQTSGFCVRANTIAAYFEACKQMPRLISKFVGTKKTQTQPNIPESTDIKPKSQVGADCMLGECVTIGEKVSIKKSVIGKHCKIGDKVKITNSVILGHVNIQESCNITNCIIADSANIGDKSELTGCIVGQNQTISTMSKYTNEVISNSSQMMEVTLE comes from the exons ATGTCTAATCCAGGAGATTGTACAGCTGTTATTATGGCAGCTGGAGTTGGATCAAGAATGACAGATTTAACATACCAGTGCCCTAAACCATTGTTGCCAGTTGGTAGATTCCCACTCATCTGGTATCCGATCAAATCTTTAGAAAAGGCTGGATTTTCTG aCATAATAATAGTAACCAGACAAAGTTGGCATGACCAAATTCAGAATGCTTTATCAGTTGATGGATGCATTGACCGTGTAAGATTAGAATACATAGAAATACAAGACAGTGATGAATGTGGCACTGCAGATTCACTTCGAATAATTGCAGACAGAATTAAG ACCAACGTCCTGGTTGTTACATGTGATTTGATTTCTGATTGTGATTTAGCTGATCTTATGGCTGTTCATCGCAAAAATAACTCTTCGTTCACAGTAATGCTTTCTCAGCTCCCTACAACAATAATTGGTGACACTCCTGTTCCAGGATTTAAATCCAAACAGAAAAATTCTGACG CTGAAAAAATCTCCATTGGCTTTGAATCTTCCAATCTTGAACATGTGGTTTTCTGGAAAGCAAGAATTGATATAGAAGATGAAGAGGAATCAATTAGCTTCTCTAAAAAGTTTTTGGACAG ATATCCATGCACTAGAATACAAAGCACCTGGACAGATTGTCATGTCTACATGATCAACAAATACATAGTTCAATACcttcaagaaaaaaa AAACAAGTATTTCAACTCTCTTCAAAGTGAATTGTTGCCTTTCGTGGTGAAGAAACAAATGTCCACATTTGTCATGGATAAACCTTTGGATGATATGGAGATGAGCAGCCCTGAGAGTCCAGGCaaacaagagaaaaagaaag ATCTGGTAGACTATGCAGCTAACACTGACAATGACTTAAACTTGATCAAATATCTATCTCTAACTAGCTCTAGTTTTG GCTCAAATGAAGATGCACCTCAAAAAAATCTGATTGGATGTTATGCTTACAGACAGACAAGTGGTTTTTGTGTCAGAGCTAATACCATAGCTGCTTATTTTGAGGCATGTAAACAG ATGCCAAGGCTTATTTCCAAGTTTGTTGGTACTAAGAAAACTCAGACACAACCTAACATACCTGAGTCAACGGATATCAAACCCAAATCGCAG GTAGGTGCAGACTGCATGCTGGGGGAGTGTGTGACTATTGGTGAAAAAGTCTCCATTAAAAAGTCTGtgattgggaaacactgcaagATTGGAGACAAAGTCAAGATTACTAACTCTGTCATCCTTGGCCATGTGAATATACAAGAAAG TTGCAACATAACAAACTGTATCATTGCTGATTCTGCAAACATTGGAGATAAAAGTGAACTGACTGGTTGTATAGTTGGACAGAATCAAACTATCTCCACTATGT ctaAATATACCAATGAAGTGATAAGTAACTCATCTCAGATGATGGAAGTAACTCTAGAATGA